The Tenrec ecaudatus isolate mTenEca1 chromosome 9, mTenEca1.hap1, whole genome shotgun sequence genome window below encodes:
- the LOC142456639 gene encoding olfactory receptor 2A5-like, whose product MGDNQTWISEITLLGFHVDPTLESFFFGIFSFFYAFTLLGNGAIVGIVCLDPRLHTPMYFFISHLAIADMSYASNNVPKMLVNLLSKKRTILFVPCIMQTFFYMAFGVTECLLLMVMSYDRYVAICHPLHYALIMTWRVCIALAVFSWAFSSLLSLIHIILILRLPFCGPHEIDHFFCEFLSILKLACADTWLNLLITFISSVFILLGPLSLVLFSYTRILIAIIRIQSGDGRRKAFSTCSSHLGVVGLFFGSAIVMYMAPKSSHPEEQQKVFFLFYCLFNPMVNPLIYSMRNAEVKGALWRVLCKKS is encoded by the coding sequence ATGGGGGACAACCAGACCTGGATCTCAGAGATCACCTTACTGGGATTCCACGTGGACCCCACACTGGAATCTTTTTTCTTTGGGATATTTTCCTTCTTCTATGCTTTTACCCTGCTGGGAAATGGGGCAATAGTGGGGATCGTCTGCCTGGATCCCCGACTGCACACTCCCATGTACTTTTTCATCTCCCATCTAGCAATTGCTGACATGTCCTATGCTTCCAACAATGTCCCCAAGATGCTGGTGAACCTCCTGAGCAAGAAAAGAACCATCCTCTTTGTCCCTTGCATCATGCAGACATTTTTCTATATGGCTTTTGGTGTGACCGAATGTCTTCTCCTGATGGTGATGTCCTATgatcgctatgtggccatctgccaCCCGCTCCATTATGCTCTCATCATGACCTGGAGGGTTTGCATTGCTCTGGCAGTGTTCTCCTGGGCATTCAGCTCCCTCTTGTCTCTGATTCATATCATTCTCATCCTTCGGCTGCCCTTCTGTGGCCCTCATGAGATTGACCACTTCTTTTGTGAATTCCTGTCCATTCTCAAGCTGGCCTGTGCTGATACATGGCTAAATCTATTaattacctttatttcttctgtgtttattttattggggcccctctccctggtactgttctccTACACCCGCATCCTCATCGCCATCATAAGGATTCAGTCTGGGGATGGACGCAGAAAGGCCTTCTCCACCTGCTCCTCCCACCTTGGAGTGGTCGGGCTCTTCTTTGGCAGTGCCATCGTCATGTACATGGCGCCCAAATCTAGCCACCCTGAGGAGCAGCAGAAGGTCTTTTTCCTGTTCTACTGTCTGTTCAACCCTATGGTGAATCCCCTGATCTACAGCATGAGGAACGCAGAGGTGAAGGGTGCCCTGTGGAGAGTGCTGTGCAAGAAGAGCTGA